The genome window GCCGGACGTCAGTGGCGGACCATCAGGTGCGGCCGCGAATTCGGCCAACTGCAGGGCATTGTAAATGTTAGGCAGAGTTGATGCCACCCGATCGTCTTGCAGCAGCCACTGAAGCGCCGCCTGACCGAGCGTCCGGCCGTCCCGTTCGAGGAAACGCAACTGCTCCACCTTTTTGACGCCGTCAAGCAGCCAGCTCCGCGGGCGATGGTTGCGGTGATCATTCGGCGGAAAGACGGTTTCCGCGGTGTAATGGCCTTCCAGCAAGCCCGAAGAGTGGGTAACCCGGATCAGGAACATGGTGTCCCGGCCGGCTTCACGGGCGGCTGCCTGGATGGACGCGCCCGGATGCTGCTCCAACACGTTGTAGATGTGTTGCACGCTCGCCGGGTTGCGCAGTTTGACGCAGTTGACCCCTTCATAGAGCCAGCCGATCGCAGGCCCAAGCGCAATGCCGTACGCACGCACCCGTCCGCTTTGTTTGAGGCGCTCCAGGGTTTCCCACACCGCATCGTCGTGCACCTGCTCCATCCGGATGTTATGAAGCTGCAGGAGGTCAATCCGGTCTGTCCCGAGCCGCCGGAGGGCGGCTTCGGTCGCGCGCTCGATCGCTGCCGGGGAAAAATCCTGCGGGATTTCGCGCTGGCCGCGCCGTTCGCTGCCGTGATGAACAAAGTCGTA of Verrucomicrobiota bacterium contains these proteins:
- a CDS encoding aldo/keto reductase encodes the protein MKYRRYRNTDLEVSEVGFGLWTVSTGWWGQFTEAEALSLLHKAFDLGITLYDAADTYGNGYSEELLAKAFGDRRDQVVLATKVGYDFVHHGSERRGQREIPQDFSPAAIERATEAALRRLGTDRIDLLQLHNIRMEQVHDDAVWETLERLKQSGRVRAYGIALGPAIGWLYEGVNCVKLRNPASVQHIYNVLEQHPGASIQAAAREAGRDTMFLIRVTHSSGLLEGHYTAETVFPPNDHRNHRPRSWLLDGVKKVEQLRFLERDGRTLGQAALQWLLQDDRVASTLPNIYNALQLAEFAAAPDGPPLTSGEMERIAALHATNFGVSEAPAKFKGTMVEPASIA